Proteins co-encoded in one Streptococcus ruminicola genomic window:
- a CDS encoding DUF1292 domain-containing protein, protein MAHNHNHDHNHDHEHEVITLVDEQGNETLFEILLTIDGREEFGKNYVLLVPAGAEEDEQGQIEIQAYSFTENEDGTEGDLQPIPEDSDAEWDMIEEVFNSFLDED, encoded by the coding sequence ATGGCACATAACCATAACCACGATCATAACCATGATCACGAGCATGAAGTTATTACACTTGTAGACGAACAAGGAAATGAAACTCTTTTTGAAATTCTTTTGACAATCGACGGTCGCGAAGAATTTGGTAAAAACTATGTTCTTTTGGTACCAGCAGGTGCTGAAGAAGACGAACAAGGTCAAATTGAAATTCAAGCTTACTCATTCACTGAAAATGAAGATGGTACTGAAGGCGATCTTCAACCAATCCCTGAAGATTCAGATGCTGAATGGGATATGATTGAAGAAGTTTTCAACAGCTTCTTGGATGAAGACTAA
- the ruvX gene encoding Holliday junction resolvase RuvX, protein MRIMGLDVGSKTVGVAISDPLGFTAQGVEIIKIDEEAGEFGFERLGELVKQYKVDKFVVGLPKNMNNTEGPRVEASKAYGDQIKELFNIPVDYQDERLTTVQAERMLVEQADVSRGKRKKVIDKLAAQLILQNYLDRMF, encoded by the coding sequence ATGAGAATCATGGGACTAGATGTCGGCTCAAAGACTGTTGGTGTAGCGATTAGCGACCCACTTGGTTTTACAGCACAAGGCGTAGAAATTATCAAAATTGATGAAGAAGCTGGCGAGTTTGGGTTTGAAAGACTTGGAGAGTTAGTTAAACAGTATAAAGTTGATAAGTTTGTGGTTGGTTTACCTAAGAACATGAACAATACTGAAGGACCTCGTGTAGAAGCAAGTAAAGCTTACGGTGACCAAATTAAAGAACTTTTCAATATTCCTGTAGATTATCAAGATGAACGTTTAACAACTGTTCAAGCAGAACGTATGTTAGTAGAACAGGCTGACGTTAGTCGTGGTAAGCGTAAAAAAGTTATCGACAAATTAGCTGCACAGCTTATTTTGCAAAATTATTTAGATAGAATGTTTTAA
- a CDS encoding IreB family regulatory phosphoprotein, translated as MGFTDETVRFNLDDSNKKEISETLTTVYRSLDEKGYNPINQIVGYVLSGDPAYVPRYNDARNQIRKYERDEIVEELVRYYLKGNGIDLK; from the coding sequence ATGGGATTTACAGATGAAACTGTACGCTTTAATTTAGACGATAGCAACAAGAAAGAAATTAGTGAAACTTTAACAACGGTTTATCGCTCTCTTGATGAAAAAGGTTATAACCCAATTAATCAGATTGTAGGTTATGTTCTAAGTGGTGACCCTGCTTATGTGCCTCGTTACAATGATGCTAGAAATCAGATTCGTAAATACGAACGTGACGAAATTGTTGAAGAGCTTGTCCGCTATTATCTCAAAGGAAATGGAATTGATTTGAAATGA
- the spx gene encoding transcriptional regulator Spx, translating into MIKIYTISSCTSCKKAKTWLNAHQLPYKEQNLGKEPLSREEILAILTKTENGIESIVSSKNRYAKALDCDIEELSLSEVIDLIQANPRILKSPILIDDKRLQVGYKEDDIRAFLPRSIRNVENAEARLRAAL; encoded by the coding sequence ATGATTAAAATTTACACAATTTCAAGTTGTACAAGCTGTAAGAAAGCCAAAACATGGCTCAACGCTCATCAGCTCCCTTATAAAGAACAGAATTTAGGAAAAGAACCACTATCACGAGAAGAAATCTTAGCGATATTAACAAAAACAGAAAACGGTATTGAAAGTATTGTTTCATCTAAAAACCGTTATGCAAAAGCACTTGACTGCGATATTGAGGAATTAAGTTTAAGTGAGGTTATTGACCTTATCCAAGCTAATCCACGTATCCTAAAAAGCCCAATTTTGATTGACGATAAACGTCTTCAAGTTGGTTATAAAGAGGATGATATCCGTGCTTTCTTGCCACGCTCAATTCGTAATGTGGAAAATGCCGAAGCTCGTCTTCGCGCAGCTTTGTAA
- the recA gene encoding recombinase RecA, with amino-acid sequence MAKKTKKTEAITKKFGDERKKALDDALKLIEKDFGKGAVMRLGERAEQKVQVMSSGSLALDIALGAGGYPKGRIIEIYGPESSGKTTVALHAVAQAQKEGGIAAFIDAEHALDPAYAAALGVNIDELLLSQPDSGEQGLEIAGKLIDSGAVDLVVVDSVAALVPRAEIDGDIGDNHVGLQARMMSQAMRKLSASINKTKTIAIFINQLREKVGVMFGNPETTPGGRALKFYSSVRLDVRGNTQIKGTGDQKDSNIGKETKIKVVKNKVAPPFKTAEVEIMYGEGISRTGELIKIASDLDIIKKAGAWFSYNGEKIGQGSENAKKYLADHPEIFDEIDHKVRVHYGLVEETEDEKAAKLSEESAATTENVDEVVLDLDDAIEIEE; translated from the coding sequence TTGGCTAAAAAGACAAAGAAAACAGAAGCTATCACGAAGAAATTCGGTGATGAGCGTAAAAAAGCACTTGATGATGCTTTGAAATTAATTGAAAAAGATTTTGGTAAGGGAGCTGTTATGCGCCTTGGCGAACGCGCTGAACAAAAAGTTCAAGTGATGAGTTCAGGTAGTTTGGCTCTTGATATCGCTCTTGGTGCAGGTGGTTACCCTAAAGGACGTATCATTGAAATCTATGGTCCTGAAAGTTCAGGTAAAACAACTGTTGCCCTTCATGCTGTAGCACAAGCTCAAAAAGAAGGCGGTATCGCAGCCTTTATCGATGCTGAACATGCCCTTGACCCAGCTTATGCAGCAGCCCTTGGTGTTAATATTGATGAACTTCTTTTGTCACAACCTGATTCAGGAGAACAAGGTCTTGAAATCGCTGGAAAATTGATCGATTCAGGTGCGGTTGATCTTGTTGTTGTCGACTCTGTTGCAGCTCTTGTTCCACGTGCCGAAATCGATGGTGATATTGGTGATAACCACGTTGGTTTGCAAGCTCGTATGATGAGTCAAGCTATGCGTAAACTATCAGCTTCTATCAATAAAACAAAAACAATTGCCATCTTTATCAACCAATTGCGTGAAAAAGTTGGTGTTATGTTTGGTAACCCAGAAACTACACCTGGTGGACGTGCCCTTAAATTCTACTCTTCAGTTCGTCTAGATGTGCGAGGAAACACACAAATCAAAGGTACTGGTGATCAAAAAGATAGCAACATTGGTAAAGAAACTAAAATCAAAGTTGTTAAAAACAAAGTTGCTCCACCATTTAAAACTGCTGAAGTGGAAATCATGTATGGTGAAGGAATTTCACGCACTGGTGAATTGATTAAAATCGCTAGTGATTTGGATATCATTAAAAAAGCTGGTGCTTGGTTCTCTTACAACGGTGAGAAGATTGGTCAAGGTTCTGAAAATGCTAAGAAATATTTGGCAGATCATCCAGAAATCTTTGACGAAATCGACCACAAAGTTCGTGTTCATTATGGACTTGTTGAAGAAACTGAAGATGAAAAAGCAGCAAAACTTTCTGAAGAATCAGCAGCAACTACTGAAAATGTAGATGAAGTTGTTCTTGATTTGGATGATGCGATTGAAATTGAAGAATAA
- a CDS encoding competence/damage-inducible protein A yields the protein MKAEIIAVGTEILTGQITNTNAQFLSEEFAKLGIDVFFQTAVGDNEERLLSIIDLASKRSDLVVLCGGLGPTEDDLTKQTLAKYLGRNLVFDEQASKRLDEFFATRPQFTRTANNERQAQLIEGSTPLQNSTGLAVGGVIEVDGVTYVVLPGPPSELKPMVWDYLVPLLSSDHKQLYSRVLRFFGIGESQLVTVLSDLIDNQTDPTIAPYAKTGEVTLRLSTKADDIESANEKLDQLEQKILSKKTLNSIPLENLLYGYGDDNSMARVVFDLLKKKHKTITAAESLTAGLFQSSIADFSGSSAVFNGGFVTYSIEEKAKMLQIPLKDLQEHGVVSHFTAEKMAEQSRKLTDADFGIGLTGVAGPDSLEGHPAGTVFIGIATREKVHSIRVLIGGRSRSDVRHIACLYAFNLVRQALLQD from the coding sequence ATGAAAGCTGAGATTATCGCTGTAGGAACAGAGATTTTAACAGGACAAATCACAAATACCAATGCGCAATTTTTATCTGAAGAATTTGCCAAGTTAGGGATTGATGTCTTTTTCCAAACGGCAGTTGGGGACAATGAAGAACGTCTTTTGTCTATCATTGATTTGGCAAGTAAGCGTAGCGATTTAGTTGTTCTCTGTGGTGGTTTAGGACCAACTGAGGATGATTTGACAAAGCAAACCTTAGCAAAATATTTAGGGCGTAACCTGGTCTTTGACGAACAGGCAAGTAAACGTCTAGATGAGTTCTTTGCGACACGTCCTCAATTTACAAGAACAGCTAACAATGAACGCCAAGCTCAACTAATTGAAGGTTCAACTCCTTTGCAAAATAGCACTGGTTTGGCTGTAGGTGGAGTGATTGAAGTTGACGGCGTCACTTATGTTGTTCTTCCTGGCCCACCAAGTGAGCTTAAGCCCATGGTCTGGGATTATTTAGTGCCTTTGTTATCTAGCGACCATAAGCAACTTTATTCACGTGTTTTGCGTTTCTTTGGCATTGGAGAAAGCCAACTGGTAACTGTTTTATCAGATTTGATTGACAACCAAACCGATCCAACCATTGCGCCATATGCTAAGACAGGTGAAGTAACGCTGCGTTTGTCAACGAAAGCAGACGACATTGAATCAGCTAATGAAAAACTAGACCAGCTAGAGCAAAAAATTCTTTCTAAGAAGACTTTAAATAGCATTCCACTTGAGAATTTGCTTTATGGTTACGGTGATGACAATAGTATGGCGCGTGTTGTTTTTGATTTGCTTAAGAAAAAACACAAGACTATCACAGCTGCAGAAAGTTTAACAGCAGGGCTATTTCAATCAAGTATTGCAGACTTCTCAGGCTCTTCAGCAGTTTTTAATGGTGGTTTTGTGACTTATAGCATTGAAGAAAAGGCAAAAATGCTTCAAATCCCTTTAAAAGATTTACAAGAACATGGGGTTGTGAGTCATTTTACAGCTGAAAAAATGGCTGAGCAATCTCGCAAGTTAACAGATGCTGATTTTGGGATTGGATTGACAGGAGTTGCAGGACCAGATAGCTTAGAAGGTCACCCAGCGGGAACAGTTTTCATTGGTATTGCTACTAGAGAAAAAGTTCATTCTATTCGTGTTCTCATAGGTGGACGAAGCCGTTCAGATGTGCGTCATATTGCATGTTTGTATGCATTTAACTTAGTACGTCAAGCTTTATTACAAGATTAA
- a CDS encoding MFS transporter, which produces MTSIRRNTFVYLLANFLVTVAYSMPHSILTVILLAKGLSLSQILLIQSAYSIAIVLFEFPSGLLADNYSRKNLYSLSKVFLIVMFLIVLFSHNFYMIFGAWFCYGIAAALDSGTLDAYIINQLKLAHRESDLQRFLALSNRLEIIGLLIGSSLGGILYQFIGINIYVLGTTFLVASTLVSFFFFKETTKSFGLQESHVTVLKKQIQESFKELRRQPRLSVILIFDFLTQIFFQTHFQLWQSFFLSKGISSRYFPAFYIAFQVITLFSYSINIEGIKKHAGLIKFSPLIIFLPLTFFSGHLGIFLPAYFIFIFVFYVIEFILNYHFNKMVSIENISSLVSFKSTVGRLGSILLLCLLSFMVKIVAVETVMAINFMASVGFLALLGVFFKIKRN; this is translated from the coding sequence ATGACAAGCATTAGGAGAAATACTTTTGTTTATTTGCTAGCAAATTTTTTAGTGACAGTAGCTTACTCCATGCCACATTCGATTTTAACGGTTATTTTATTGGCAAAGGGATTAAGTTTATCGCAAATTTTACTCATTCAATCTGCTTATAGTATTGCGATTGTCTTATTTGAATTTCCAAGTGGTTTGTTGGCGGATAACTACTCACGGAAAAATCTTTATAGCTTATCTAAGGTATTTTTGATTGTCATGTTTTTGATTGTGCTTTTCAGCCATAACTTTTACATGATTTTTGGTGCTTGGTTTTGTTATGGGATAGCTGCCGCTCTTGATAGTGGAACTCTTGATGCTTATATTATTAACCAATTAAAACTGGCTCACCGTGAAAGTGACCTTCAACGATTTTTGGCGCTTAGCAATCGTTTGGAAATCATTGGGCTTCTAATTGGGAGTAGTTTAGGTGGTATCCTTTATCAATTCATCGGTATCAATATTTATGTCCTTGGAACGACTTTTTTAGTGGCTTCAACCTTGGTTAGCTTTTTCTTTTTTAAGGAGACAACGAAGTCTTTTGGTTTGCAAGAAAGTCATGTCACAGTTCTTAAAAAGCAGATTCAAGAGAGTTTTAAAGAGCTGCGCAGACAACCGCGTCTAAGTGTCATTCTCATTTTTGATTTTTTAACGCAGATTTTCTTTCAGACGCATTTTCAGTTGTGGCAGTCCTTTTTCTTAAGCAAGGGAATCAGTAGCCGCTATTTCCCAGCTTTTTACATCGCCTTTCAGGTGATTACCTTATTTTCCTATTCTATCAATATCGAAGGCATTAAGAAGCATGCTGGACTTATTAAATTTAGTCCATTGATCATTTTTCTGCCTTTAACTTTCTTTTCAGGGCACTTAGGCATTTTCTTGCCAGCTTATTTTATCTTCATTTTTGTTTTTTATGTCATTGAATTTATCTTAAATTATCACTTTAACAAAATGGTGTCGATTGAGAATATTTCGTCTTTGGTCTCTTTTAAATCGACAGTAGGGCGTTTGGGAAGCATCCTTTTACTTTGTCTGTTGAGTTTTATGGTGAAAATCGTTGCCGTTGAGACGGTTATGGCTATTAATTTCATGGCTTCTGTCGGATTTCTTGCTCTTTTGGGTGTGTTTTTTAAGATAAAAAGAAATTGA